One Verrucomicrobiota bacterium genomic window, CTTGTCCGCCGGGTATAGGTTCAGTTGCACCAGATGCACATCATCCCAATCCCAGGAATAATGCAACCCGTTGCTCGACAGGTTTGAAATAAAGCCTTTCTGAAGGCGGACCTGATTGCGTTTGCGGATCTGTGCCTGCGAACTGAACCCGCTTTTCTCTTTGCCCTCCGGCGGGCCGTCATGGTTTCCCCAACCCTCGAAAACTGGGTACCGTAATGCACCATCGGTGCCATCCAGGCCGAAATCCTTCCGGAAAAACTCATATTGCTCCACGCTGATTTTTCGTGCACCGGATGCTCGGTCGCCATCATCAATCAAATCCCCTAGCACCACCACGCCGCGCGGCAGATGAATGTTAACCCCGCCCAGTTTGTCCGGCCAGGTCACATTGGTGATCCCGTTCATCTCCAGAATGGATGCGTGGTTCAAGTCATTATGGTTCCCTTGTTTATGGTCCGGTTCCCGGTAATGGCAGTCGGAGGTGGAGAGAAATGTGAGGTCGCGGCCAGCCAGGCGCAGGGCGCACAAAAGGCATGCCACCAGTACGGAAGTTTTCGTCAGACTCATACGCGTATTGCCATTATCTACGTCGGGAACATTACTCCCGGGTTGCCCCTGAAGCCAGCCGGAAGATGATGATTCCGCCAAGCGGATCACCGCAACGCAACCACCTAACCCTGACCCGCCCCCCAAGCCAATCCCCAGCCCCAGCGACCAGAACCAAACCCTCGCCCAGACCCGAAGCCTGAAAAAAGGTGGCGAACGTTGATGCTGGACTGGGAAAAGTGCAGCGTAATTTGATCGGAGGGTGGGGTACCCCTGCCATTTTGCGGGTTTTGTGCAGGGTAAAAGGG contains:
- a CDS encoding metallophosphoesterase translates to MSLTKTSVLVACLLCALRLAGRDLTFLSTSDCHYREPDHKQGNHNDLNHASILEMNGITNVTWPDKLGGVNIHLPRGVVVLGDLIDDGDRASGARKISVEQYEFFRKDFGLDGTDGALRYPVFEGWGNHDGPPEGKEKSGFSSQAQIRKRNQVRLQKGFISNLSSNGLHYSWDWDDVHLVQLNLYPADKQREGVHYSPVWHDPQESLSFLTKDLAEKVGTSGRPVVLMSHCGFDTDWWTKQDWKEVYEAAKNYNIVLYLYGHTATGVRQWAPEGETKKWDCINDGHTDAGFFVIQITDDRIRAAYRNKTGLTSTKAADGTRQHAWAGTWEWKLFLDKKITTAAAEKPAKAKP